The Microscilla marina ATCC 23134 region TCAGGAGATTCCTTTTGACATAGTAGACGAGGTAATTCTGGTAGACGATAACTCTCCTGATAACACCATTGAAGAAGCCAGACGCCTGGGCATTGAAAAGGTGATTAAGCACGAGCGCAACAAAGGCTATGGGGGTAACCAAAAAACTTGCTATACCACCGCACTGGAAACAGGAGCTGATATTGTGGTAATGGTACATCCTGATTATCAATATACCCCCTTGTTGATAGAAGCGATGGTGTACCCGATAGCACGCGGGGTATTTGATGTTATGTTGGGGTCTCGCATTTTGGGCAAAGGGGCATTGCGTGGGGGAATGCCAGTGTATAAATACATTGCCAACCGTTTTCTTACCTTTTTCGAGAACGTCATGCTTAATCAAAAGCTGGCCGAATATCATACTGGCTATAGGGCATTTAGCCGTGAGGTGTT contains the following coding sequences:
- a CDS encoding glycosyltransferase family 2 protein, which codes for MIDQKKVVVVMPAYNAAATLEQTYQEIPFDIVDEVILVDDNSPDNTIEEARRLGIEKVIKHERNKGYGGNQKTCYTTALETGADIVVMVHPDYQYTPLLIEAMVYPIARGVFDVMLGSRILGKGALRGGMPVYKYIANRFLTFFENVMLNQKLAEYHTGYRAFSREVLEKLPLDVNSDDFVFDNEMLGQITYADFEIGEVTCPTKYFEEASSINFKRSMQYGFGVLRVSITYRLQKWGLGKFKIYNFKERKSKK